One window of the Granulicella arctica genome contains the following:
- the larE gene encoding ATP-dependent sacrificial sulfur transferase LarE — protein sequence MNLMAKSALLHRTLEELGSVLVAYSGGTDSAFLAHAAHEALGERVLAVIADSASLPRTELAAALEFTASKGIPTHILSTHELENPDYQRNDGQRCFHCKDELFTQMEAFRAVRGFAHLAYGMNLDDQGEFRPGQQAAAMHHAVAPLVTAQLTKAEIRILAQQAGLRIWDKPASACLASRVEYGRAVTRETLGQVELAEEALHRLGFRQVRVRHHGDLARVEIAREELAGALDLVMLDRMTVAIRAVGFLYVTLDMQGYRSGSMNDVLPVSAISSAL from the coding sequence ATGAATTTGATGGCTAAATCCGCGCTGCTTCACAGAACCCTGGAAGAGCTTGGCTCGGTGTTGGTGGCTTACTCGGGTGGGACGGATTCGGCGTTCCTGGCGCATGCGGCGCATGAGGCACTCGGGGAGCGGGTGCTGGCGGTGATCGCTGATTCTGCCTCACTGCCGCGTACGGAGTTAGCGGCAGCGCTGGAGTTTACGGCTAGCAAGGGTATTCCGACCCATATTCTGAGCACGCATGAGTTGGAAAATCCTGATTATCAGCGGAATGATGGCCAGCGATGTTTCCACTGCAAGGATGAGCTGTTTACACAGATGGAGGCGTTCCGGGCGGTACGTGGGTTTGCGCACCTCGCGTATGGGATGAACCTGGATGATCAGGGAGAGTTTCGACCCGGTCAGCAGGCGGCGGCAATGCATCATGCGGTCGCTCCGCTGGTCACGGCTCAGTTGACGAAGGCGGAGATTCGCATACTGGCGCAGCAGGCTGGATTGCGCATCTGGGACAAGCCTGCTTCGGCCTGCCTGGCGTCGCGGGTGGAGTACGGACGGGCGGTTACGCGCGAGACCCTGGGCCAGGTGGAGTTGGCGGAAGAGGCGCTGCACCGATTGGGCTTTCGTCAGGTACGCGTGCGTCACCATGGGGACCTGGCTCGAGTCGAGATTGCCCGGGAGGAGTTGGCGGGTGCGCTTGATCTGGTGATGTTGGATCGGATGACGGTGGCTATACGGGCTGTTGGTTTTCTTTATGTCACGCTGGATATGCAGGGGTATCGATCGGGTTCGATGAACGATGTGCTGCCAGTTTCGGCGATTAGCTCGGCTCTTTGA
- the larC gene encoding nickel pincer cofactor biosynthesis protein LarC codes for MRIAYLDCFAGISGDMFLGALIDAGVDPQVLHTATAALGLGASLRVETVDRSGISCTKVHVLEGERLAEDAPKVAKAHTHDHDDGHTHQHHPRTQHEHKIGHAHTHDDEHTHQHSHGRSLTVIRGLIQSAALAAPVKSLAIRAFELLGASEAKIHDVPVEQIHFHEVGAVDAIVDIVAASAGIHALGVDRWHCSPLNVGGGMVDCAHGRFPVPAPATADLLKGIPTYSATVQMELVTPTGAALVRALECSFGQQPAMQVEKIGYGAGSRNPAGFPNVLRLSVGEADEKSLQSGASDTVMVLETALDDLSPQILAHVTETALALGALDVMCTAVQMKKGRMGTLLTVLADEMHAPALERLLLRETTTLGIRAHREHRSCLDRSFVSVTTEFGEIRIKVGSLRGEELNAAPEFEDCRSAATAHKVPVKQVIQAATAAYLNGKAR; via the coding sequence ATGCGTATTGCTTATCTCGACTGCTTCGCCGGTATTAGCGGCGATATGTTTCTTGGTGCGTTGATCGATGCGGGGGTTGATCCGCAGGTACTTCACACGGCGACTGCGGCTCTTGGGCTGGGAGCTTCGCTTCGGGTGGAGACGGTTGACCGAAGTGGAATCTCTTGTACGAAGGTGCATGTGCTTGAGGGTGAGCGGCTGGCCGAAGATGCACCGAAGGTTGCTAAGGCACACACTCATGACCATGACGATGGACACACGCATCAGCATCATCCTCGGACGCAGCATGAGCATAAGATCGGCCACGCACATACGCATGATGATGAACACACGCATCAGCATAGTCATGGACGCTCGCTCACGGTGATTCGAGGGTTAATCCAGTCAGCTGCGTTGGCTGCGCCGGTGAAGAGCCTGGCGATACGAGCGTTTGAGTTGCTGGGGGCGTCCGAGGCGAAGATTCACGATGTGCCGGTAGAGCAGATTCACTTCCACGAGGTGGGGGCGGTGGATGCGATCGTCGACATCGTGGCGGCTTCCGCTGGCATTCATGCGCTGGGCGTGGATCGGTGGCATTGCAGTCCATTGAATGTCGGGGGCGGTATGGTGGATTGTGCGCATGGGCGCTTCCCCGTGCCTGCGCCTGCTACGGCAGATCTCTTGAAGGGTATTCCGACCTACTCGGCAACGGTGCAGATGGAGTTGGTGACGCCTACGGGTGCGGCCTTAGTGCGTGCGCTGGAGTGCAGCTTTGGGCAGCAGCCAGCAATGCAGGTAGAGAAGATCGGGTATGGCGCAGGATCGCGGAATCCGGCGGGATTTCCGAATGTGTTACGGCTGAGCGTAGGGGAGGCTGATGAGAAGTCTCTGCAAAGCGGCGCCTCGGACACGGTGATGGTGCTGGAGACAGCACTCGATGATCTGAGCCCGCAGATACTGGCCCATGTGACGGAGACGGCGCTGGCGCTGGGTGCTCTCGACGTAATGTGTACAGCGGTACAGATGAAGAAGGGGCGGATGGGGACGCTGCTGACTGTGCTCGCGGACGAGATGCATGCCCCTGCGCTGGAGAGATTGCTGTTGCGCGAGACGACGACGCTGGGCATACGCGCTCATCGGGAGCATCGGTCGTGTCTTGATCGCTCTTTTGTTAGCGTCACGACGGAATTTGGGGAGATACGGATCAAGGTGGGCTCACTGCGGGGCGAGGAATTGAATGCCGCGCCAGAGTTTGAGGATTGCCGGAGTGCGGCTACGGCACATAAGGTTCCGGTGAAGCAGGTGATCCAAGCGGCTACAGCAGCTTACTTGAACGGGAAGGCGCGATGA
- the larB gene encoding nickel pincer cofactor biosynthesis protein LarB has product MNPSSLLTLLAEVQRGTITPDEASARLANLPFEDLGYAKIDHHRSLRSGLPEVIFAAGKTPEQTAEIFARMAAAGTDVIATRASMEAFEGVRALVPAASYEAVARIITLRTSTAEASKGTIAVVCAGTSDLPFAEEAAITAEVFGTIVTRLYDVGVAGIHRLLAQRDALTAVDVVIVCAGMEGALPSVVGGLVAVPVIAVPTSVGYGASFGGAAALLGMLNSCSPNVTVVNIDNGFGAAYTATLIARAAHR; this is encoded by the coding sequence ATGAATCCGAGTTCCCTGCTCACTCTGCTGGCTGAGGTTCAGCGAGGCACGATAACGCCGGATGAGGCTTCAGCGCGTCTAGCTAATCTGCCGTTTGAAGACTTAGGGTACGCGAAGATCGACCACCATCGTAGCCTCCGAAGCGGGCTGCCGGAGGTGATCTTCGCCGCCGGGAAGACGCCGGAGCAGACAGCTGAGATCTTCGCCCGGATGGCAGCGGCAGGCACCGACGTGATTGCCACGCGGGCTTCGATGGAGGCGTTTGAGGGGGTGCGAGCGCTTGTTCCTGCGGCGAGTTATGAGGCTGTGGCACGGATCATTACGCTTAGAACCTCTACTGCCGAGGCTTCGAAGGGGACGATCGCGGTGGTTTGTGCGGGAACCAGCGATCTGCCGTTTGCGGAGGAGGCTGCGATTACGGCTGAAGTCTTTGGGACTATCGTGACGCGTCTCTACGACGTGGGGGTGGCGGGCATTCATCGTTTACTGGCACAGCGGGACGCACTTACGGCTGTCGATGTGGTGATCGTATGTGCGGGGATGGAGGGTGCCTTGCCTTCTGTCGTCGGCGGTTTGGTGGCTGTCCCGGTGATCGCTGTGCCAACGAGCGTGGGGTATGGAGCCTCGTTTGGGGGTGCGGCGGCGCTGTTGGGTATGCTGAACTCCTGCTCGCCAAATGTGACCGTCGTCAATATCGACAACGGTTTTGGCGCGGCTTATACGGCGACCTTGATTGCGCGGGCAGCACACAGGTAG
- a CDS encoding aldo/keto reductase encodes MERRDFLKSATVAGVAAVTGATASAEAQAPARTLNAVARPQSPDMVYRQLGTTGEKVSAIGMGGFHIGKQENPDESIKLIHTAIDRGITFMDNCWDYNDGTSEVRMGQALRNGYRDKVFLMTKIDGRTKSEYNKQLEQSMGRLQTDVIDLVQFHEVIRMEDPDRIFAVDGALEAAVAARQAGKIRYIGFTGHKDPSVHLRMLEMAQKHGFHFDTVQMPVNVMDAHFRSFTHEVMPVALKQGIGVLAMKTFGDNFILSSNTVKPIEALHYGLTQPVSVVITGIDRMDILDQALEAARTFKPMSQTEVASLLGRTKVAASEGKFELFKTTSHFDGTAQNPKWLG; translated from the coding sequence ATGGAGCGCAGGGACTTTCTGAAATCGGCCACAGTAGCTGGCGTCGCGGCAGTAACAGGAGCGACTGCCTCGGCTGAAGCACAGGCACCGGCACGTACGCTGAACGCAGTTGCGCGGCCACAGTCGCCCGACATGGTCTACCGGCAGCTTGGGACGACAGGCGAAAAAGTGTCGGCGATCGGGATGGGCGGCTTCCATATCGGAAAGCAGGAGAATCCTGACGAATCGATCAAGCTGATCCACACCGCGATCGACCGTGGCATCACGTTTATGGATAACTGCTGGGACTATAACGATGGCACCAGCGAGGTGCGCATGGGCCAGGCCCTACGGAATGGCTACCGCGATAAGGTCTTCCTGATGACGAAGATCGATGGTCGGACGAAGTCGGAGTATAACAAGCAGTTGGAGCAGTCAATGGGGCGTCTGCAAACGGACGTGATCGACCTGGTGCAGTTTCACGAGGTGATCCGGATGGAAGATCCTGACCGGATCTTTGCGGTAGATGGAGCGCTTGAGGCGGCTGTTGCTGCTCGGCAGGCTGGCAAGATTCGGTACATCGGGTTTACGGGTCACAAAGATCCTTCAGTTCACCTGCGCATGCTGGAAATGGCTCAGAAGCATGGCTTCCACTTCGATACGGTGCAGATGCCGGTCAATGTGATGGATGCTCATTTCCGTTCGTTCACTCACGAGGTAATGCCGGTTGCGCTGAAGCAAGGGATTGGGGTGCTGGCGATGAAGACGTTTGGAGACAACTTCATTCTGAGCAGCAACACCGTCAAGCCGATTGAAGCTCTGCACTACGGGTTGACGCAGCCTGTCTCCGTGGTGATTACCGGAATCGACCGAATGGATATTCTTGATCAGGCGCTGGAGGCGGCGAGGACGTTCAAGCCAATGAGTCAGACCGAGGTAGCAAGTCTGCTGGGCCGGACGAAGGTGGCCGCGAGTGAAGGTAAGTTTGAGCTTTTCAAGACGACGTCACACTTTGATGGGACCGCCCAGAACCCAAAATGGCTTGGCTAA